A DNA window from Pyrus communis chromosome 3, drPyrComm1.1, whole genome shotgun sequence contains the following coding sequences:
- the LOC137727672 gene encoding uncharacterized protein, translated as MANLAKLEFAALDITGKNYFTWVLDTKIHMEAGNLGDTIREESSSSSQDRTKAIIFIRRHLDETLKSKYNHQTMVILPRARYEWTHLRIQDFKSMAKYNSALFRITSQMKLCGDIITEEHMLGKTLSTFHASNNNELLMKNHHSQPTGSAPFPEVNADSLEVNATSCGGDNHKRGRDHKQDGWNRKGKNHGVQFHNQVPRHNSGPSFKNVNRYKGKAHMNNAPRNSEGAYHRCGGNGHWARTCRTPKHLVNLYQTSLKEKGVEINFLYQARPMNIPDPMFDLSGQLYTTHLDVPDFIVEREMKYTGPTKSFMFDVLLLC; from the exons atggcgaacttggcgAAGCTTGAATTTGCTGCCCTGGATATTACCGGGAAGAATTACTTTACCTGGgtactggataccaagatccatatggaagcagggaatcttggagatacTATTAGGGAGGAGAGCAGCTCATCATCTCAAGATCGGACGAAGGCCATAATTTTCATTCGCCGCCATCTTGATGAGACGCTAAAGAGCAA atacaatcaccagacaatggtgattcttccaagggccCGCTATGAGTGGACTCATCTGAGGATCCAAGACTTCAAGTCAATGGCAAAGTACAATTCTGCgttgttcagaattacctctcaAATGAAGCTCTGTGGGGATATTATTACTGAGGAACATATGCTGGGAAAGACTctcagcacatttcatgcctcTAAC AACAATGAACTCCTGATGAAAAACCATCATTCTCAacctactggatctgcaccattcccagaagtgaatgctgattccctcgaagtgaacgccacatcctgtggtggtgataatcataaacgaggacgtGACCACAAGCAAGATGGGTGGAACAGGAAAGGCAAGAACCATGGAgttcagtttcacaaccaggttccgaggcataattcaggcccgAGCTTCAAAAATGTGAATCGCTACAAAGGCAAAGCCCATATGAACAATGCTCCTAGGAACTCTGAAGGTGCCTaccataggtgtggtggcaatgggcattgggcgcgtacttgtcgtaccccaaaacatctggtgAATCTGTATCAAACTtccctcaaggagaagggtgtcgagaTCAATTTTCTCTACCAGGCTAGACCAATGAATATACCTGATCCAATGTTTGACTTATCAGGGCAGTTGTACACAACTCACCTAGATGTTCCAGATTTTATTGTGGAAAGGGAAATGAAGTATACAGGTCCGACTAAATCGTTTATGtttgatgtacttttattatgctga